One Lutra lutra chromosome 7, mLutLut1.2, whole genome shotgun sequence DNA window includes the following coding sequences:
- the PTGR2 gene encoding prostaglandin reductase 2 isoform X3 — protein MRCRMNEDTGTDYIRPWELSQVVDGGGIGIVEESKHINFTKGDFVTSFYWPWQTKVILDGNSLEKVDPQLVDGHLSYFLGAIGMPGLTSLIGIQEKGHITAGSNQTMVVSGAAGACGSLAGQIGHLMGCSRVVGICGTQEKCLFLTSELGFDAAVNYKKGNVAEQLREFCPAGVDVYFDNVGGVISDTVISQMNQNSHIILCGQISQYNKDVPYPPPLPPAIEAIQKERNITRERFLVLNYRDKFESGILQLSQWFKEGKLKIRETVTNGLENMGAAFQSMMTGGNIGKQIVCISEETSV, from the exons CGTTGCAGAATGAATGAAGACACTGGTACTGATTACATAAGACCTTGGGAGCTATCTCAAGTGGTTGATGGTGGAGGTATTGGGATTGTCGAAGAAAGCAAACACATTAATTTTACCAAAGGCGATTTTGTGACTTCCTTTTATTGGCCCTGGCAAACCAAGGTTATTCTGGATGGAAATAGCCTAGAAAAG gtggacCCACAACTTGTGGACGGACACCTTTCATACTTTCTTGGAGCTATAGGTATGCCTGGTTTGACTTCCTTGATTGGGATACAGGAGAAAGGTCACATAACTGCTGGATCTAATCAGACAATGGTTGTTAGTGGAGCTGCTGGTGCTTGTGGATCCTTGGCCGGGCAG ATCGGCCATTTGATGGGCTGTTCCAGAGTGGTGGGAATTTGTGGAACACAGGAGAAGTGCCTCTTTCTGACCTCAGAACTAGGTTTTGATGCTGCAGTTAATTATAAAAAGGGGAATGTCGCAGAACAGCTCCGTGAATTTTGCCCAGCTGGAGTGGATGTTTACTTTGACAATGTTGGTGGTGTCATCAGTGATACAGTGATAAGTCAG ATGAATCAGAACAGCCATATCATCCTGTGTGGTCAAATTTCTCAGTATAACAAAGATGTGCCTTACCCTCCTCCACTACCCCCTGCCATAGAAGcaatccaaaaagaaagaaacatcacaAG AGAAAGATTTCTGGTGTTGAACTATAGGGACAAATTTGAGTCTGGCATTCTACAGCTGAGTCAGTGgtttaaagaaggaaaactaaAG ATCAGAGAGACTGTGACAAATGGATTGG